In Abyssisolibacter fermentans, the following are encoded in one genomic region:
- a CDS encoding methyl-accepting chemotaxis protein codes for MKIKKTMRLQISLLLSLAVIIPTIVISSLSYYISNKNQIEDFQNIMISQARNISSVITATIEYNKEVIDTLANNSSVKKVFTNLDYEESMMSYFYDVRNAHKDITTIFFGQINGVHYATVDKIPDGYDPRTRTWYKEAVANKGQVIVTIPYEDVNKKGRYVVTIAKAVVGESGKIEGAVGADITLNSLSEIVSQVKIGDNGFTTIIDEKGNVLASKNSDFIGKKASDKECVWINDIIEGNISNNEIQINNENYKINILKDEKTNYTIASFIPVDEFNSRNIRLRNSILLIIVIFLILALIAGNYFGIKISKSINNIVGIIKKLGSGDFTLKVNNRKGDVEELKIIGNSFNIMTEDIKTVIENIKDSSLKLKTSSDNMLSATQESNDATEEIAQTVQDISESALRQAQGLNITTDAMGALDKEVDTSVNKGDLILKASQNAKVAADKGIEVMKALKESYLKNTNATDRTLKEIEKLAESSNEIINITNTLSEITNQTNLLALNASIEAARAGKQGDGFAVVANEVRKLAEDSAKSADRINLVLTTMQQNITLVLEDIKESKNLNDLTEKSIEKTDSSYMNIINEIQSLTHNIEDIYSSLNEVASSKEVSVKNVLEVSDLAQVIASSTQQTSAAIEEQSASLQQIVNFADNLNLLADNLDELISKFEI; via the coding sequence ATGAAAATCAAAAAGACTATGAGATTACAAATTTCTTTATTACTTTCTTTAGCAGTAATAATTCCTACTATTGTAATATCAAGCTTAAGTTATTACATTAGTAATAAAAATCAAATTGAAGATTTTCAAAATATAATGATTAGTCAAGCTCGAAATATATCATCAGTAATCACTGCTACAATCGAGTATAATAAAGAGGTAATAGATACTTTAGCGAATAATAGTAGTGTAAAGAAGGTATTCACGAATCTGGATTATGAAGAGTCAATGATGTCATACTTTTATGATGTAAGGAATGCTCACAAAGACATTACAACAATATTTTTTGGACAAATTAATGGTGTACATTATGCTACTGTAGATAAAATACCAGACGGTTATGATCCTAGAACGAGAACTTGGTACAAAGAAGCAGTAGCAAATAAAGGGCAAGTTATTGTAACTATTCCTTATGAAGATGTAAACAAAAAAGGTAGATATGTTGTAACTATTGCCAAAGCTGTAGTAGGTGAGTCTGGTAAAATAGAAGGGGCTGTAGGAGCAGATATAACCTTAAATTCATTATCAGAAATAGTTTCGCAGGTTAAAATAGGTGATAATGGTTTTACAACAATAATAGATGAAAAAGGAAATGTTTTAGCATCTAAAAATAGTGATTTTATTGGAAAAAAAGCTAGTGATAAAGAATGTGTATGGATAAATGATATTATAGAAGGGAATATTTCCAATAATGAAATACAAATAAATAATGAAAATTATAAAATAAATATTTTAAAAGACGAGAAAACAAATTATACTATTGCATCATTTATACCTGTAGATGAGTTTAATAGCAGAAATATAAGATTAAGGAATTCAATTTTATTAATAATAGTTATTTTCTTAATACTAGCCCTAATTGCTGGCAATTATTTTGGGATAAAAATTTCTAAATCTATTAATAACATAGTTGGAATAATTAAAAAACTGGGCAGTGGAGATTTTACATTAAAAGTTAATAATAGAAAAGGTGACGTAGAAGAATTAAAAATAATAGGAAATTCCTTTAATATTATGACTGAAGATATAAAAACAGTAATAGAGAATATAAAGGATTCTTCGCTTAAACTGAAAACGTCCTCAGATAATATGTTATCTGCTACACAAGAATCTAATGATGCTACAGAAGAGATAGCCCAAACTGTACAAGATATTTCTGAAAGTGCTTTACGACAAGCACAGGGTTTAAATATTACTACAGATGCTATGGGGGCTCTAGATAAAGAAGTGGATACAAGCGTAAATAAAGGAGATTTAATACTTAAAGCTTCACAAAATGCTAAAGTAGCAGCTGATAAAGGAATAGAAGTAATGAAAGCACTAAAAGAAAGTTATTTAAAGAATACAAATGCTACTGATAGAACATTAAAAGAAATTGAAAAGCTTGCAGAAAGTTCAAATGAGATAATAAATATTACTAATACACTATCAGAAATAACAAATCAAACAAATTTATTAGCACTAAATGCCAGTATAGAAGCAGCTAGAGCTGGAAAGCAGGGAGATGGTTTTGCTGTAGTGGCTAATGAAGTTAGAAAACTAGCGGAAGATTCAGCAAAATCTGCTGATAGAATAAATTTAGTATTAACAACAATGCAGCAAAACATCACCTTAGTTCTTGAAGACATTAAAGAAAGTAAAAATTTAAATGATTTAACTGAGAAAAGCATAGAAAAAACTGATTCAAGTTATATGAATATAATAAATGAAATACAATCATTAACACATAATATTGAAGATATATATTCATCTCTCAATGAAGTTGCTTCAAGTAAGGAAGTATCAGTAAAAAATGTACTGGAAGTTTCAGATTTAGCACAAGTAATCGCATCATCAACACAGCAAACGAGTGCTGCTATAGAAGAACAATCTGCAAGTTTGCAGCAGATAGTTAACTTTGCTGATAATTTAAATTTGTTAGCTGATAATTTAGATGAGCTAATTTCAAAATTTGAGATATAA